A single genomic interval of Chloroflexota bacterium harbors:
- a CDS encoding recombinase, giving the protein MPDFHGFRDYLLARDLSPSTVAGYLADLRQFSRWFEQTNGEALTPAAVTPTDVREYRGWLQ; this is encoded by the coding sequence ATGCCTGACTTCCACGGTTTTCGTGATTACCTGCTTGCCCGCGACCTGTCCCCCTCGACCGTGGCGGGCTACCTGGCCGACCTACGCCAGTTTTCCCGCTGGTTCGAGCAGACCAACGGCGAGGCGCTGACGCCTGCGGCGGTGACGCCCACGGATGTGCGGGAATACCGCGGCTGGCTGCAA